One genomic segment of Brassica napus cultivar Da-Ae chromosome A3, Da-Ae, whole genome shotgun sequence includes these proteins:
- the LOC106439922 gene encoding NAC domain-containing protein 100 — translation METFCGFQKEEEQMDLPPGFRFHPTDEELISHYLHKKVLDISFSAKAIGEVDLNKSEPWELPWMAKMGEKEWYFFCVRDRKYPTGLRTNRATEAGYWKATGKDKEIYRGKSLVGMKKTLVFYRGRAPKGQKTNWVMHEYRLEGKLSAHNLPKTAKNEWVICRVFQKSAGGKKIPISSLIRIGSLGTDFNPSLMPSLTDASPFNEKTKTEPVYVPCFSNQTDQAQGNPLNCFSSPDIFHRIPLYQTQSLQVSGNLQSPILGQEHSVLHAMIDNNTRQSLKGMSVSQETAVSTDMNTDISSDFEYGKRRAQEDPSSSAGPVDLEPFWNY, via the exons atggagacgTTTTGTGGTTTTCAGAAGGAAGAAGAACAGATGGATTTACCTCCAGGGTTCAGGTTTCATCCAACGGATGAAGAACTCATAAGTCACTATCTCCACAAGAAGGTTCTTGACATCAGCTTCTCAGCCAAAGCTATTGGTGAAGTTGACTTGAACAAATCAGAACCATGGGAGTTACCAT GGATGGCAAAAATGGGCGAGAAAGAATGGTACTTCTTCTGTGTGAGGGACAGAAAATATCCAACCGGTTTGAGGACTAACCGGGCAACTGAAGCCGGTTATTGGAAGGCGACCGGAAAGGATAAGGAGATTTACCGTGGTAAATCCCttgttgggatgaagaagacaCTTGTTTTCTATAGAGGTAGAGCTCCTAAAGGTCAGAAAACCAATTGGGTGATGCATGAGTATAGGCTTGAAGGCAAACTCTCTGCTCATAATTTACCTAAAACCGCAAAG aatgaATGGGTGATATGTAGGGTGTTCCAGAAGAGTGCTGGAGGGAAGAAGATCCCTATTTCAAGTCTAATCCGAATCGGTTCACTCGGAACCGACTTTAACCCTTCCCTTATGCCTTCTTTAACCGATGCTTCACCTTTCAACGAGAAAACCAAAACAGAACCGGTTTACGTGCCCTGCTTCTCCAACCAAACTGATCAAGCCCAAGGAAACCCACTTAACTGCTTCAGCAGCCCTGACATTTTCCACAGGATTCCACTCTACCAAACTCAATCCCTCCAGGTCTCTGGTAATCTACAGAGTCCCATTCTCGGTCAAGAGCATTCGGTCCTGCATGCTATGATTGATAACAACACAAGGCAGAGTCTCAAAGGGATGAGTGTCTCACAAGAAACCGCAGTTTCTACTGACATGAACACCGATATTTCGTCGGATTTTGAATACGGTAAGAGACGTGCTCAAGAAGATCCGTCGTCCTCTGCTGGACCAGTTGATCTTGAACCTTTCTGGAACTACTGA
- the LOC106444274 gene encoding thioredoxin-like 1-2, chloroplastic, translated as MDAISPLRAVCGSGGAQYSRTRIDHGLSGFCSFSQENKSKLKLSPVMSLDLKEHPMASNQTLTALSSSYVVPAKTSSIGMSRGMRWWEKSTKVNMLEIHSANHLVDSLLNAGDRLVVLDFYSPGCGGCKSLHPKICQLAESNPNVMFLKVNQEELRTMCHGLNVHVLPFFKFYRGAEGKLCSFSCTIATINKFKKALDKHGSERCSLGQAKGLDSKELMALASVGELKMDLDSLTVHQDVLSSSKASNFFYKPEEQHQKMVV; from the exons ATGGACGCTATTTCACCTCTCAGAGCTGTTTGTGGAAGTGGTGGTGCTCAATACTCCAGGACTAGAATCGATCATGGGCTTTCTGGGTTTTGTTCATTTTCTCaggaaaacaaatcaaaattgaAACTTTCCCCTGTTATGAGCCTAGATTTGAAGGAACATCCCATGGCTTCAAACCAAACACTTACCGCCTTGTCTTCTTCCTATGTAGTTCCT GCAAAGACATCATCAATTGGTATGAGTAGAGGAATGAGATGGTGGGAAAAGTCAACGAAAGTCAACATGTTAGAGATTCACTCTGCTAATCATCTTGTTGACTCTTTGCTTAACGCTGGTGATAGATTAGTTGTTCTTGATTTCTACTCTCCTGGTTGTGGTGGCTGCAAATCTCTCCACCCAAAG ATCTGTCAATTGGCTGAATCAAACCCAAACGTGATGTTTCTCAAAGTGAATCAAGAAGAGCTTAGAACAATGTGCCATGGCCTTAACGTTCATGTGCTTCCTTTCTTTAAGTTCTATAGAGGAGCAGAGGGTAAACTATGTAGCTTCAGCTGCACCATCGCCACC ATCAACAAGTTCAAGAAAGCGTTGGACAAGCACGGCAGCGAGAGGTGCAGCCTCGGGCAAGCAAAAGGTTTAGACAGCAAGGAACTCATGGCTTTAGCGTCAGTAGGGGAACTTAAAATGGATCTGGACTCATTAACAGTGCATCAAGATGTGTTGTCGTCATCAAAAGCTAGCAACTTCTTCTATAAACCAGAGGAACAACATCAGAAGATGGTGGTATGA
- the LOC106439921 gene encoding uncharacterized protein LOC106439921 isoform X2, whose translation MKNREESSGSSGSTTNNPNGEHEPPREINIRPFSSVPSSPRNASSKYDFVKVKVWLGDADHYYVLSRFLVCRMLTVTKIPNHVAVKIALELKKLLIDNSLLDVSQKDLETSLFMLMERRGYGKEYVNRYNMMTKFHHQRVPLVILVCGTACVGKSTIATQLAQRLNLPNVLHTDMVYELLRTATDAPLTSTPVWTREFASSEELIAEFCRECRIVRKGLAGDLKKAMKDGKPIIIEGRHLDPSIYLMTDENKSPSNDPDKSSSKETNSSGDVTSPEEAGSSNTKETEDGSATEEPHSQVEAMTTSVEEELSEKVTQCKIDETIKETEEKRKPADGSGKAKSGPEPIVISIVLKMAEFDHKALLEEWISSRTCGDKYTSKEKERLITNLKTIEDYLCSFNSQGVTVVNISATTFPQTLDWLHNYLLQRIEEGIRSSENETPAKEVVLKKA comes from the exons ATGAAAAACAGAGAGGAATCATCTGGCTCTTCAGGATCAACAACGAACAACCCTAACGGTGAACACGAACCACCTCGAGAGATCAACATCCGACCATTCTCTTCTGTTCCTTCTTCTCCTCGCAACGCTTCCTCTAAATACGATTTCGTCAAg GTGAAGGTATGGCTTGGAGATGCAGATCACTACTATGTTCTGTCTCGTTTCTTAGTCTGTAGAATGCTAACTGTTACTAAG ATTCCAAATCATGTGGCTGTGAAGATTGCTCTTGAGCTCAAGAAGCTTCTGATTGACAACAGTCTTCTAGATGT GTCTCAGAAAGATTTGGAAACCAGTTTGTTTATG CTTATGGAGCGACGTGGTTACGGGAAGGAGTACGTTAATCGCTACAATATGATGACCAA ATTTCATCATCAGAGAGTACCACTGGTGATACTAGTATGCGGAACAGCATGTGTTGGGAAGTCAACAATAGCCACACAACTTGCTCAGAGACTCAACTTGCCTAACGTCTTACAT ACTGATATGGTGTATGAACTGCTACGTACAGCAACTGA TGCTCCCTTGACATCAACCCCTGTATGGACTCGTGAGTTCGCATCATCAGAGGAGCTCATAGCTGAGTTCTGTAGAGAATGCAGAATTGTTCGTAAAg GACTTGCTGGTGATTTGAAGAAAGCAATGAAAGATGGGAAACCCATTATCATTGAG GGAAGACATTTAGATCCAAGCATATACTTAATGACCGATGAGAACAAATCTCCATCAAATGATCCCGACAAGAGTAGCAGCAAAGAAACAAACTCTTCAGGAGATGTAACCTCCCCCGAGGAGGCGGGTTCTTCAAACACTAAAGAAACCGAAGATGGTAGTGCTACAGAAGAACCTCATTCTCAGGTTGAAGCCATGACGACATCTGTGGAAGAAGAACTGTCTGAAAAAGTTACACAATGTAAAATCGATG AAACAATAAAAGAAACTGAAGAGAAGAGGAAACCTGCAGATGGGAGTGGAAAGGCGAAATCAGGTCCTGAGCCCATAGTCATATCTATTGTGTTGAAGATGGCTGAGTTTGATCATAAG GCTTTGCTAGAGGAGTGGATATCTTCGCGTACATGTGGAGATAAATATACATCTAAG GAGAAAGAGAGACTAATTACAAACCTGAAGACCATTGAAGACTACCTTTGCTCCTTCAATTCACAGGGAGTGACTGTTGTTAATATATCAGCCACCACTTTCCCACAGACGCTGGATTGGCTTCACAACTATCTTCTTCAg CGTATTGAGGAAGGGATTCGATCGTCAGAGAATGAGACTCCCGCCAAAGAAGTAGTGTTGAAGAAGGCTTAA
- the LOC106439921 gene encoding uncharacterized protein LOC106439921 isoform X1 — MKNREESSGSSGSTTNNPNGEHEPPREINIRPFSSVPSSPRNASSKYDFVKVKVWLGDADHYYVLSRFLVCRMLTVTKIPNHVAVKIALELKKLLIDNSLLDVSQKDLETSLFMLMERRGYGKEYVNRYNMMTKFHHQRVPLVILVCGTACVGKSTIATQLAQRLNLPNVLHTDMVYELLRTATDAPLTSTPVWTREFASSEELIAEFCRECRIVRKGLAGDLKKAMKDGKPIIIEGRHLDPSIYLMTDENKSPSNDPDKSSSKETNSSGDVTSPEEAGSSNTKETEDGSATEEPHSQVEAMTTSVEEELSEKVTQCKIDAETIKETEEKRKPADGSGKAKSGPEPIVISIVLKMAEFDHKALLEEWISSRTCGDKYTSKEKERLITNLKTIEDYLCSFNSQGVTVVNISATTFPQTLDWLHNYLLQRIEEGIRSSENETPAKEVVLKKA; from the exons ATGAAAAACAGAGAGGAATCATCTGGCTCTTCAGGATCAACAACGAACAACCCTAACGGTGAACACGAACCACCTCGAGAGATCAACATCCGACCATTCTCTTCTGTTCCTTCTTCTCCTCGCAACGCTTCCTCTAAATACGATTTCGTCAAg GTGAAGGTATGGCTTGGAGATGCAGATCACTACTATGTTCTGTCTCGTTTCTTAGTCTGTAGAATGCTAACTGTTACTAAG ATTCCAAATCATGTGGCTGTGAAGATTGCTCTTGAGCTCAAGAAGCTTCTGATTGACAACAGTCTTCTAGATGT GTCTCAGAAAGATTTGGAAACCAGTTTGTTTATG CTTATGGAGCGACGTGGTTACGGGAAGGAGTACGTTAATCGCTACAATATGATGACCAA ATTTCATCATCAGAGAGTACCACTGGTGATACTAGTATGCGGAACAGCATGTGTTGGGAAGTCAACAATAGCCACACAACTTGCTCAGAGACTCAACTTGCCTAACGTCTTACAT ACTGATATGGTGTATGAACTGCTACGTACAGCAACTGA TGCTCCCTTGACATCAACCCCTGTATGGACTCGTGAGTTCGCATCATCAGAGGAGCTCATAGCTGAGTTCTGTAGAGAATGCAGAATTGTTCGTAAAg GACTTGCTGGTGATTTGAAGAAAGCAATGAAAGATGGGAAACCCATTATCATTGAG GGAAGACATTTAGATCCAAGCATATACTTAATGACCGATGAGAACAAATCTCCATCAAATGATCCCGACAAGAGTAGCAGCAAAGAAACAAACTCTTCAGGAGATGTAACCTCCCCCGAGGAGGCGGGTTCTTCAAACACTAAAGAAACCGAAGATGGTAGTGCTACAGAAGAACCTCATTCTCAGGTTGAAGCCATGACGACATCTGTGGAAGAAGAACTGTCTGAAAAAGTTACACAATGTAAAATCGATG CAGAAACAATAAAAGAAACTGAAGAGAAGAGGAAACCTGCAGATGGGAGTGGAAAGGCGAAATCAGGTCCTGAGCCCATAGTCATATCTATTGTGTTGAAGATGGCTGAGTTTGATCATAAG GCTTTGCTAGAGGAGTGGATATCTTCGCGTACATGTGGAGATAAATATACATCTAAG GAGAAAGAGAGACTAATTACAAACCTGAAGACCATTGAAGACTACCTTTGCTCCTTCAATTCACAGGGAGTGACTGTTGTTAATATATCAGCCACCACTTTCCCACAGACGCTGGATTGGCTTCACAACTATCTTCTTCAg CGTATTGAGGAAGGGATTCGATCGTCAGAGAATGAGACTCCCGCCAAAGAAGTAGTGTTGAAGAAGGCTTAA
- the LOC106439920 gene encoding MADS-box protein AGL71, translated as MVRGKIEIKRIENQTSRQITFSKRRKGLLKKALELSVLCDAQVAAIVFSQKGKIYEFASSDMKKMMEQCEIYRSGYFHAERLQEERDVQDLKNEVTVMVNRIELLQLHCRKLMGQDLGSCSVDELNEITIQIEKSLTLIRSRKAKVHEEEVGKLKAEIAGTRELVNERATLHEMFEEKPLWMQSGSLESENNALSSSAFENMNISDVETDLFIGLPRRQV; from the exons ATGGTGAGAGGGAAAATTGAGATCAAAAGAATTGAGAACCAGACAAGCAGGCAAATCACGTTCTCCAAGCGTAGGAAAGGTCTCTTGAAGAAGGCTCTCGAGCTTTCAGTTCTTTGCGATGCTCAAGTTGCAGCGATTGTCTTTTCTCAGAAAGGAAAAATATACGAATTCGCAAGCTCCGA catgaagaagatgatggaaCAATGTGAGATATATAGGAGTGGATATTTTCATGCGGAGAGACTCCAAGAAGAGAGAGATGTGCAGGATCTCAAGAACGAAGTAACGGTAATGGTGAACAGAATTGAACTTCTTCAACTTCATTGCCG GAAGCTTATGGGGCAAGATTTAGGTTCGTGCTCGGTGGATGAGCTCAATGAAATAACTATCCAAATTGAGAAAAGTCTTACTCTTATCAGATCAAGAAAG GCTAAGGTGCATGAAGAAGAGGTAGGGAAACTAAAAGCGGAG ATTGCAGGAACGAGAGAGCTCGTGAACGAGAGAGCTACGCTGCACGAAATG TTTGAAGAAAAACCCTTGTGGATGCAGTCGGGGAGCCTAGAGAGTGAAAATAATGCATTATCATCATCTGCTTTTGAAAACATGAACATATCGGACGTTGAAACTGATTTGTTCATCGGATTGCCTAGAAGACAAGTGTAG